Proteins encoded together in one Paenibacillus sp. J23TS9 window:
- a CDS encoding N-acetylglucosamine kinase — protein MTYYLGIDGGGTKTYALLTDDRGNVLGKGVSGNGNHQIDRSMAEQSIREAAEGALNEAGLRVHDISHTYFGLAGADREADYRILHPLVQRIGFTQNYSINCDTMIGLRAGTNHPYGVALICGTGTNSAGRNPAGEHVQVGGFDYMYGDFGGGGSLNIEVFRSVIRSWDGREQTTLLTPLLLTFLGYDNVSDMFEDFQDHGKHVPVHAAKLLFEAAAENDTVALEILTRQGVELGKSAVAVIHRLGMEKDTFDVVLAGSLLTRGDRGWIRSKVEQAVAAAAPNAAVVTLSTEPVVGAVWSAMEADGHSISREVYDKMRTFRDFEHIKQTTR, from the coding sequence TTGACTTACTACTTGGGAATCGATGGGGGAGGAACAAAAACATACGCCCTGCTGACCGACGACCGAGGCAACGTGCTTGGCAAAGGCGTAAGTGGCAACGGCAATCACCAGATTGACCGTTCCATGGCTGAGCAAAGCATCCGGGAAGCTGCGGAAGGCGCGCTGAACGAAGCAGGCCTGCGGGTTCATGACATCTCGCATACCTATTTCGGGCTGGCTGGCGCAGATCGGGAAGCAGATTACCGTATCCTGCATCCTTTGGTCCAGAGAATCGGTTTCACCCAGAATTATTCGATCAATTGCGATACGATGATTGGCCTGCGTGCAGGCACCAACCACCCTTATGGTGTCGCTCTGATCTGCGGAACAGGAACCAACTCCGCTGGACGAAATCCTGCGGGGGAGCATGTCCAGGTAGGCGGATTTGATTACATGTACGGTGATTTTGGCGGAGGCGGTTCCCTCAATATTGAGGTGTTCCGCTCCGTCATCCGCTCATGGGATGGCCGTGAGCAAACGACGCTACTGACGCCGCTTCTGCTTACCTTCCTCGGATATGACAACGTCAGCGATATGTTTGAAGACTTTCAGGATCACGGGAAGCATGTGCCCGTACATGCGGCGAAGCTGCTGTTTGAAGCGGCGGCGGAAAATGATACCGTAGCCCTTGAGATTCTGACCCGTCAAGGTGTAGAGCTCGGCAAATCAGCGGTGGCAGTTATCCATAGGCTTGGCATGGAGAAGGATACGTTCGACGTCGTGCTGGCAGGAAGTCTGCTAACACGGGGAGACCGCGGCTGGATCCGAAGCAAGGTTGAACAGGCAGTTGCTGCAGCCGCTCCGAATGCAGCCGTCGTCACGCTGTCTACAGAGCCGGTTGTCGGCGCCGTATGGTCAGCCATGGAAGCAGACGGACATTCAATAAGCCGGGAAGTGTATGACAAAATGCGGACCTTCCGTGACTTTGAACATATTAAACAAACAACAAGATAA
- a CDS encoding DsbA family oxidoreductase: MKIEVWSDFACPFCYIGKRRFEAALERFEHKNEVEVVFRSFELAPDAPRDNEESMHSILASKYGMTIEKAKAMNANMTEQAKAVGLTYHFDTMKPTNTFDAHRLTHWAGESGKRYDMTERLFKAYFTDSEHLGNRDTLARLAGEIGLDAKAAADMLASDAYTADVREDESQSSKLGISGVPFFVVNQKYGISGAQPEDVFVDALENIWKEDHPLTMVGGSDDLACQDGSCALPTDKA; encoded by the coding sequence ATGAAAATTGAAGTTTGGTCCGACTTTGCTTGTCCATTCTGCTACATCGGCAAGCGTCGCTTTGAAGCGGCACTGGAACGTTTTGAGCATAAAAATGAAGTTGAAGTGGTTTTCCGCAGCTTCGAGCTGGCTCCGGATGCGCCTCGCGATAATGAAGAAAGCATGCACAGCATTCTGGCTTCCAAGTACGGGATGACGATCGAAAAAGCCAAAGCGATGAATGCCAATATGACCGAGCAGGCCAAGGCAGTGGGGCTGACCTACCACTTTGATACCATGAAGCCCACGAATACATTTGATGCCCACCGCTTAACGCATTGGGCAGGTGAATCCGGCAAGCGTTATGACATGACCGAGCGTTTGTTCAAGGCCTATTTTACCGACTCGGAGCATTTGGGAAACCGCGATACATTGGCGCGTCTTGCCGGAGAGATTGGTCTTGATGCCAAGGCTGCCGCTGATATGCTCGCAAGTGATGCTTATACAGCGGATGTACGTGAGGATGAGAGCCAATCGTCCAAGCTCGGCATTTCGGGTGTGCCATTTTTCGTTGTGAACCAGAAATATGGTATTTCCGGCGCTCAGCCGGAGGATGTGTTTGTGGATGCGCTCGAGAACATCTGGAAGGAAGATCATCCGCTGACCATGGTCGGCGGCTCGGATGACTTGGCTTGCCAGGACGGTTCCTGCGCTTTGCCAACGGATAAGGCGTAA
- a CDS encoding 6-phospho-beta-glucosidase, which yields MTNEQGLKIAVIGGGSSYTPELVEGFILHYAELPVRELWLVDIEPGQRKLNIVGNLAKRMVEKSGLPIEVHLTLDRREAIKDADFVSTQMRVGMLDARGRDESIPLKYGVIGQETTGPGGMMKALRTIPVLLDICRDIEELAPNAWLLNFTNPAGMVTEAILKYSNVKSIGLCNAPIGLIKQTSAKYDVEADRIYAEFVGLNHLHWITRIDVNGEDKLDEMLADTAGYSAKNVPAREWNPEFLQSLHALPSYYLKYFYMTDAMLEEQLESFQKGGNRAEVVKRVEEELFELYNDPELKDKPKQLEQRGGAFYSEAAVNLMRSLYNGSNDIQTLNVANQGIIDFLPDDASIEVNCVVTKTGPLPLPLTKVPPMAVGLIHAVKTYERLAIDAAVTGDRGLAIQALAHHPLVPSVEVAIRMLDEMLEANKEYLPQFFKETTANA from the coding sequence ATGACAAATGAACAAGGACTCAAAATAGCAGTAATCGGCGGCGGATCTTCCTATACTCCGGAACTCGTTGAGGGATTCATCCTTCACTATGCCGAGCTCCCGGTACGTGAGCTGTGGCTGGTGGATATTGAGCCAGGGCAGCGCAAATTGAATATTGTCGGCAACTTGGCCAAGCGTATGGTCGAGAAATCCGGTCTTCCCATTGAAGTCCATCTGACCTTGGATCGCCGCGAGGCGATTAAAGATGCAGACTTTGTCAGCACCCAAATGCGGGTAGGTATGCTGGATGCGCGCGGCCGCGACGAATCCATTCCTCTGAAATATGGTGTGATCGGCCAGGAAACCACCGGTCCCGGGGGCATGATGAAAGCACTTCGGACGATCCCGGTCCTGCTCGACATCTGCCGCGATATTGAAGAGCTTGCCCCAAACGCCTGGCTGCTGAACTTCACGAATCCTGCGGGCATGGTTACGGAAGCCATCCTGAAATATTCCAATGTAAAAAGCATCGGCCTTTGCAATGCGCCCATCGGCTTGATTAAACAAACATCAGCCAAATACGATGTAGAAGCGGACCGCATTTATGCTGAATTCGTTGGCCTGAACCATCTGCACTGGATTACACGCATTGATGTGAATGGTGAAGACAAGCTGGATGAAATGCTCGCTGATACCGCTGGCTACAGCGCGAAGAACGTGCCTGCACGGGAATGGAATCCGGAATTCCTTCAGTCCCTGCACGCTCTTCCCTCCTACTACCTGAAATACTTCTATATGACCGATGCCATGCTCGAAGAGCAGCTGGAATCCTTCCAAAAAGGCGGCAATCGCGCGGAAGTGGTGAAGCGTGTTGAGGAAGAGCTGTTCGAGCTGTATAACGATCCGGAACTGAAGGATAAGCCAAAGCAGCTGGAACAACGCGGCGGAGCCTTCTATTCTGAAGCAGCCGTGAATCTGATGCGCTCACTGTACAATGGTTCGAATGACATCCAAACCCTGAACGTCGCCAACCAAGGCATTATTGACTTCCTGCCGGATGATGCGAGCATTGAAGTCAACTGTGTAGTCACCAAAACCGGCCCGCTGCCGCTTCCATTGACCAAGGTCCCTCCGATGGCTGTAGGTCTGATCCATGCGGTTAAAACCTATGAGCGTCTCGCCATTGATGCCGCTGTAACCGGTGATCGCGGTCTGGCAATCCAGGCATTGGCCCATCATCCACTGGTTCCGTCCGTGGAAGTGGCGATCCGGATGCTGGATGAAATGCTGGAAGCGAACAAGGAATATTTGCCGCAGTTCTTTAAAGAAACGACAGCTAATGCATAA
- a CDS encoding carbohydrate ABC transporter permease, producing the protein MYLFIAPWLIGFLVFALYPILSSLYYSFTDYDIIHPPKYVGLANYQEMFHNDLFWKSVVVTLRYTFISVPIQLLLALGFALLLNQKIPFRGFFRTAMYFPSMVSGVAMSLLWYWIFNPSIGLFNYVLSWFGISGPSWLMSPDYALYALMIMSFWTAGSGMILFLAGLQGVPSSLVEAAKLDGAGRFRIFLNVTLPMISPVLLFQLIMGVIDSFQVFTQAYVMTQGGPNYSTWFYVYNLYTSAFKEYRAGYSSALAWVLLIVVMLFTGLIMKFSNRYVHYEGGGRK; encoded by the coding sequence ATGTATCTTTTCATCGCTCCATGGCTAATCGGCTTCCTGGTATTTGCCCTATATCCTATTCTGTCATCGCTCTATTACAGCTTCACGGATTATGACATTATTCACCCGCCCAAATATGTCGGACTCGCGAATTACCAGGAAATGTTTCATAACGATTTGTTCTGGAAATCCGTCGTAGTGACACTGCGGTACACGTTTATCAGTGTGCCGATCCAGCTGCTGCTGGCACTCGGGTTTGCGCTCCTGCTCAATCAGAAAATACCGTTCCGCGGCTTTTTCCGAACCGCCATGTATTTTCCGAGCATGGTATCCGGCGTTGCCATGTCACTGCTGTGGTACTGGATATTCAATCCATCCATCGGACTGTTCAACTACGTACTATCCTGGTTCGGCATCAGTGGTCCATCTTGGCTGATGAGTCCGGACTATGCGCTCTACGCCCTTATGATTATGTCCTTCTGGACAGCGGGCTCAGGTATGATTCTATTCCTTGCCGGACTGCAGGGTGTTCCTTCAAGCCTTGTTGAAGCTGCCAAGCTCGATGGCGCAGGACGTTTCCGGATCTTCCTGAATGTGACGCTTCCTATGATTTCACCCGTGCTGCTGTTCCAGCTGATTATGGGTGTCATCGACTCGTTCCAGGTATTTACCCAAGCGTATGTTATGACCCAAGGCGGTCCGAACTACTCGACCTGGTTCTACGTTTACAACCTGTATACGAGCGCATTCAAGGAATACCGCGCAGGTTACTCTTCCGCACTGGCATGGGTACTGCTGATCGTGGTTATGCTCTTCACGGGGCTCATCATGAAATTCTCGAACCGTTATGTCCACTATGAAGGAGGCGGACGCAAATGA
- a CDS encoding sugar ABC transporter substrate-binding protein, whose translation MKRKRMKKTFALLLATSMLVVLALSGCSGGKSAGDVAPAGDSDTGKSGKSGEQVTITHYTIDSEDRTFIEKLIPDFEAKHPNIKVKVEKAPYEQFDSKLQTLIAGGKSPDVTSHYGYGGFAEYYNKDMLLDMNDIIKEDGFKASDYSIPDDLMKIYTVKDHVYGVPVNMYVTLMLYNKDMFDAANVPYPPSDYEDKSWTFDKMVEDAKKMTHVSEDIAKTQYGVDFTWSERDMRPLYFGVEPYSQDTWTNGGVPSETHFDSPDVMATYNKLFNLILKDKVSPTTEWSKSVAGQNGDAFVTGKLGMTVSGSWSLAGSNDFPFKVGVAAVPAGGNDKVRSVLFVDPLLILKGSKHPKEAFEWIKYLVSDEVQEKSIDLSGGNPPVNTKAAEAYYKHFEGIDPDDVKKVYEGAVKYGFESYNHLITNYSQINDMFINEMQPIDTGHKTVEEVMPTIQKKVMEIIKR comes from the coding sequence ATGAAAAGGAAAAGGATGAAAAAGACTTTTGCACTTCTGCTTGCGACCAGCATGCTGGTTGTCCTGGCATTATCCGGCTGCAGCGGCGGCAAATCAGCAGGTGACGTGGCTCCTGCAGGCGATAGCGATACCGGCAAATCCGGTAAATCCGGCGAGCAAGTAACCATTACGCACTACACCATCGATTCCGAAGACCGTACCTTTATCGAAAAGCTGATTCCGGATTTTGAAGCCAAGCATCCGAACATTAAGGTCAAAGTGGAAAAGGCGCCTTACGAGCAGTTCGACAGCAAGCTGCAAACGCTGATTGCCGGCGGCAAATCACCTGACGTAACAAGCCACTACGGTTATGGCGGTTTTGCGGAATATTACAACAAAGATATGCTGCTCGACATGAACGACATTATTAAGGAAGACGGATTCAAAGCATCCGACTACAGCATTCCGGATGATCTGATGAAAATTTACACGGTAAAAGATCATGTGTACGGCGTTCCGGTCAATATGTATGTCACGCTGATGCTCTACAACAAAGACATGTTCGATGCTGCCAATGTCCCTTATCCTCCAAGTGATTACGAGGACAAGAGCTGGACGTTTGACAAAATGGTTGAAGACGCGAAAAAAATGACGCATGTATCCGAAGATATTGCCAAAACGCAGTATGGCGTTGACTTCACATGGTCCGAGCGCGATATGCGCCCACTTTATTTCGGTGTTGAGCCGTACTCACAGGATACCTGGACCAACGGCGGCGTACCGTCCGAGACCCACTTCGATTCTCCGGACGTGATGGCAACGTATAACAAGCTGTTCAATCTGATCTTAAAAGATAAGGTTTCCCCGACAACGGAATGGAGCAAGAGCGTAGCCGGACAAAACGGCGATGCCTTCGTAACCGGCAAGCTCGGCATGACGGTCAGCGGTTCCTGGAGCCTCGCGGGCTCCAATGACTTCCCGTTCAAAGTCGGTGTAGCTGCAGTTCCAGCCGGCGGCAATGATAAGGTCCGCAGCGTGCTGTTCGTCGATCCGCTGCTGATCCTGAAAGGCTCCAAGCATCCGAAGGAAGCTTTTGAATGGATTAAATACCTCGTCAGTGACGAAGTACAGGAAAAATCGATTGATCTGAGCGGCGGTAACCCTCCAGTCAACACGAAGGCAGCCGAGGCTTACTACAAGCATTTTGAAGGCATTGATCCTGATGATGTGAAAAAGGTTTACGAAGGCGCTGTGAAATACGGCTTTGAATCCTATAACCATCTGATTACCAACTATTCGCAAATCAATGACATGTTTATTAACGAAATGCAGCCGATAGATACCGGACATAAAACCGTCGAAGAAGTCATGCCGACCATTCAGAAGAAGGTCATGGAAATTATCAAACGTTAA
- a CDS encoding LacI family DNA-binding transcriptional regulator, whose translation MKVSIFDVAKKSGLSVVTVSRVLNGAESVREKNRQKVLDAIKELDYRPNAAARSLARGKTGIVGLIVTTLQDSFFDAVVKELNEVLALHGYFLAVSVSTGIGSDEAHYLIQEDRVDGLILLSPMEEDNYIVELKRRNIPYVLIDNQKPENDAFSVTIDNYKGGYAATKHLLDQGHTSIAHLSGHNMFRSTRERRSGFLQALEEKNLAPFEMVTGEFEIDFGYDICRKWLREGRLPSAVFAGDDNIALGVANALMEAGIRVPDQVAIVGYDDQHISSKLRPHLTTVRQPADRIGLAAADMLLKRMDGTMKRGANVRIDPELIVRESTVPKTEG comes from the coding sequence ATGAAGGTTAGTATATTTGATGTAGCAAAAAAATCAGGACTGTCCGTCGTGACAGTATCACGGGTATTAAACGGCGCCGAATCGGTGCGCGAGAAAAACAGACAAAAGGTGCTGGATGCCATCAAGGAGCTCGATTACCGTCCCAACGCGGCTGCCCGCAGTTTGGCTCGCGGCAAAACCGGGATCGTCGGTTTGATTGTAACCACCCTGCAGGACTCCTTTTTTGACGCTGTCGTCAAGGAGCTGAATGAGGTGCTTGCACTCCATGGCTATTTTCTCGCTGTATCGGTCTCTACCGGTATTGGATCCGATGAAGCCCATTATCTGATCCAGGAGGACCGTGTGGATGGCCTCATCCTGCTCTCACCGATGGAAGAGGACAACTACATCGTGGAATTGAAGCGGCGTAATATCCCTTATGTCCTGATCGATAACCAGAAACCGGAAAATGACGCTTTCTCTGTAACCATTGACAACTATAAAGGCGGCTATGCCGCAACAAAGCATTTGCTGGATCAAGGCCATACCTCCATTGCTCATCTGAGCGGGCATAACATGTTCCGCAGTACACGGGAACGCCGCAGCGGCTTCCTTCAGGCACTGGAGGAAAAGAACCTCGCTCCGTTTGAGATGGTGACAGGCGAATTTGAAATCGATTTTGGATATGATATCTGCCGGAAATGGCTGCGTGAAGGCCGTCTTCCTTCCGCTGTATTTGCAGGCGATGACAATATTGCGCTTGGTGTTGCGAACGCTCTGATGGAAGCTGGAATCCGCGTGCCTGATCAGGTAGCCATCGTGGGCTATGACGATCAGCACATCTCCTCGAAGCTGCGCCCGCATCTGACAACGGTCCGTCAGCCTGCTGACCGGATTGGCCTTGCCGCTGCGGATATGCTGCTCAAACGGATGGACGGTACGATGAAACGCGGGGCAAATGTGCGGATTGACCCTGAACTCATCGTAAGAGAGTCTACTGTACCGAAAACAGAAGGATAA
- a CDS encoding carbohydrate ABC transporter permease has translation MSTIPAAGPNASSSLTKPRRKIDAVSIASFIALVVTTFLMLLPLFFMVSTSLKSKKELLKFPPTFLPETWQWSNYKDIFETLNFGQMYANSLIIGILTVVGTLLSSALAAYGFARYRGKGSNLWFMLMLSTMMLPYPAIMIPQFILFSKLNWIDTFLPLIVPAFFGSAYNIFLLRQFFSTLPDELFDAGRIDGCSEFRMWRQIALPLSGPALATVAIFAFIYSWNDLLTPVLYLSSSDKFTLPVGMSSFTSSRFRIPPWHLLMVASVLAMLPIVTLFAIAQKRFVEGIVLTGIK, from the coding sequence ATGAGTACGATTCCGGCTGCCGGTCCGAACGCTTCGTCTTCCCTGACCAAGCCCCGGCGCAAAATCGATGCCGTAAGCATCGCCAGCTTCATCGCTCTGGTGGTTACCACCTTTCTCATGCTGCTGCCTCTGTTCTTCATGGTCTCAACTTCATTGAAATCAAAAAAGGAACTGCTCAAGTTCCCTCCGACCTTTTTGCCGGAGACATGGCAGTGGAGCAACTATAAGGATATTTTTGAAACGCTAAATTTCGGTCAGATGTACGCCAACAGTTTAATTATCGGTATTTTGACGGTTGTCGGCACCCTGCTCTCGTCAGCCCTGGCGGCCTACGGTTTCGCAAGATACCGGGGCAAAGGCAGCAATCTGTGGTTTATGCTGATGCTCAGTACCATGATGCTTCCGTATCCGGCGATCATGATTCCGCAGTTCATTCTCTTTTCCAAGCTGAACTGGATCGATACGTTCCTGCCGCTGATCGTGCCTGCATTTTTCGGCTCAGCGTACAATATCTTTTTGCTCCGCCAGTTCTTTTCCACGCTGCCGGATGAGCTGTTTGACGCCGGACGCATCGACGGCTGCAGTGAATTCCGGATGTGGCGGCAGATCGCCCTTCCGCTTTCAGGACCGGCGCTTGCGACGGTTGCCATCTTTGCCTTCATCTACAGCTGGAACGACCTTTTAACACCTGTGCTCTACTTAAGCTCATCGGATAAGTTCACGCTTCCGGTCGGCATGTCTTCCTTTACTTCGTCGCGGTTCCGCATTCCGCCTTGGCATTTGCTCATGGTCGCCTCCGTGCTGGCCATGCTGCCGATCGTCACCCTGTTTGCGATAGCCCAAAAGCGGTTTGTGGAAGGAATTGTACTTACAGGCATCAAGTAA
- a CDS encoding FAD-dependent oxidoreductase, producing the protein MNNNYDAIIIGFGKGGKTLAVEMEGQGWKVAMIEQSDKMYGGTCINIACIPSKSLAYQSKYAAFMNPNSFEDQNAYYTQAISEKNELVSFLRSKNYHNLSDKEGITVFTGKASFVSSHEIKVAMKEETVLLTAARIFINTGATPMVPSIQGIHASKYVYNSTTLMDKTDLPKRLVIIGGGYIGLEFASMYANYGSDVTVLDGAEAFLKREDRDIAKEVLKTLEGKGIRYISGAQVQSVQDKQPDGAQVIYSRSGADQPESLEADAILLATGRRPNTEELNLAHAGIAVNEKGAIQVDEYLKTNIPHIWAIGDVKGGPQFTYVSLDDYRIIKDQLFGAGQRSTKDRVNIPYSVFIDPPLSRVGLSEDEAREQGYEIKIAKMPVAASPRARLMKETQGVLKAVIDAKTDQILGCTLFCTESSEIINIVQIFMQTGQKYTFLRDQIFTHPTMSEVFNDLFGQLK; encoded by the coding sequence ATGAATAACAATTATGACGCCATTATTATTGGCTTTGGCAAGGGTGGAAAAACACTGGCGGTTGAGATGGAGGGACAAGGGTGGAAGGTTGCGATGATCGAGCAGTCCGATAAAATGTACGGAGGAACCTGCATTAACATCGCATGTATTCCATCCAAATCGCTTGCGTATCAGTCCAAGTATGCAGCCTTCATGAATCCAAACTCCTTTGAGGATCAGAATGCTTACTATACACAAGCCATTTCAGAGAAGAACGAACTGGTATCCTTTTTACGATCTAAAAACTATCACAATCTGAGCGATAAAGAAGGAATCACTGTTTTTACAGGCAAAGCAAGCTTTGTCTCCTCACATGAAATAAAGGTGGCAATGAAGGAGGAAACCGTTCTGCTTACCGCGGCGCGGATTTTTATTAATACAGGAGCAACTCCGATGGTTCCGAGTATTCAGGGAATCCATGCAAGCAAATACGTATATAACAGCACGACGTTGATGGATAAAACGGATCTTCCCAAACGTCTTGTCATCATCGGCGGAGGATATATCGGCCTGGAATTTGCATCGATGTATGCTAATTACGGATCAGACGTGACTGTGCTCGATGGGGCAGAGGCATTTTTGAAGCGTGAAGACCGCGATATTGCCAAAGAGGTCCTAAAAACGCTTGAGGGTAAGGGGATACGGTATATATCCGGTGCACAAGTTCAATCTGTCCAAGATAAGCAACCGGATGGCGCACAGGTTATTTACTCACGTAGTGGTGCGGATCAACCTGAATCGTTAGAGGCGGATGCAATTCTGCTGGCGACAGGCAGAAGGCCAAATACGGAAGAATTGAATCTGGCTCATGCAGGCATTGCGGTTAATGAAAAGGGAGCCATTCAAGTGGATGAATATCTGAAGACGAACATTCCTCATATTTGGGCAATTGGTGATGTGAAGGGCGGGCCACAGTTTACTTATGTTTCGTTGGATGATTATCGAATCATAAAGGATCAACTATTTGGCGCTGGGCAACGCTCCACGAAGGACCGGGTGAATATTCCTTACTCGGTATTTATCGATCCTCCATTATCGCGGGTAGGTTTGTCAGAGGATGAGGCAAGGGAACAGGGATATGAGATTAAGATAGCGAAAATGCCTGTCGCAGCCAGTCCCCGAGCCAGATTAATGAAAGAGACACAAGGCGTTTTAAAGGCAGTCATCGATGCCAAGACGGATCAGATTTTGGGATGTACGCTCTTTTGCACAGAATCAAGCGAAATCATTAATATCGTTCAAATATTCATGCAAACCGGGCAAAAATATACATTCCTGAGAGACCAAATCTTCACGCACCCTACGATGAGTGAAGTATTTAATGATTTGTTCGGACAACTGAAGTAG
- a CDS encoding MATE family efflux transporter, whose amino-acid sequence MTALVNDSSERSEAGRLSLVSLTWPIFLELFLFMLMGSVDTFMISSVSDDAVSGVGAANQIISIAILLLEVIGSGAAIVVAQYLGSKKRLEAAKVTGNALTLNLAVGLILSIIFLGLGGYMLRLLNVHGEIFDYAQSYMRIVGGGIFLQALINALAATIRTHGFTKETMVVSLFMNILHVVGNYLLIFGHLGFPAMGVEGAAISTVFSRLVCLLVFFWLMYRVMEVRVEWKYYIHLSKEYVRKILSIGIPSAFENIVYQICQLTFTLYVTYLGSEAMATRQYASNISMYIYLFSMAIGMSTAIMVGHYVGSRRNQDAYTRVFQSVKWALAATVVIDIIIIAFRVPLMSLFTDNMTIIRMGAQVILLSIILETGRTVNIVIINSLRASGDARFPVYMGLISMVCMSLPLGYFLIFHLHLGLVGVWLAIAADEWTRAVIMYFRWKSRAWERHALVEPMEPEPVPAAAPTVG is encoded by the coding sequence ATGACCGCACTTGTTAATGATTCGTCCGAACGGTCAGAAGCGGGACGTCTCAGCCTGGTGAGTTTGACTTGGCCGATCTTTCTTGAACTGTTCCTTTTTATGCTGATGGGCAGCGTGGATACGTTCATGATCAGCTCGGTGTCAGATGACGCTGTGTCCGGGGTAGGCGCAGCCAACCAGATTATATCGATAGCGATTCTATTGCTTGAAGTCATTGGAAGCGGGGCTGCTATCGTTGTTGCCCAGTATCTGGGCTCGAAGAAAAGGCTGGAGGCCGCCAAAGTGACAGGCAACGCATTGACGCTGAATTTGGCTGTCGGCTTGATCCTGAGTATCATTTTTCTCGGACTAGGCGGATATATGCTGCGGCTGCTGAACGTGCATGGGGAAATTTTTGACTATGCACAGTCGTATATGCGGATTGTCGGAGGCGGCATTTTCCTGCAGGCTCTCATCAATGCACTGGCTGCAACTATACGTACTCACGGGTTCACCAAGGAAACTATGGTGGTATCCCTTTTTATGAATATACTGCATGTGGTCGGCAATTATTTGCTGATTTTCGGTCACCTGGGCTTTCCCGCCATGGGTGTGGAGGGCGCAGCCATTTCAACGGTGTTCAGCCGCCTGGTATGCCTGCTCGTTTTCTTCTGGCTGATGTACCGTGTTATGGAAGTGAGAGTGGAATGGAAATATTACATTCATCTGTCCAAAGAGTATGTCCGCAAAATACTCAGCATTGGCATTCCCTCGGCTTTTGAAAATATCGTCTATCAGATCTGCCAGCTGACCTTTACGCTGTATGTGACCTATCTCGGCTCAGAGGCGATGGCCACCCGGCAGTATGCCAGTAATATCTCGATGTATATTTACTTGTTCAGCATGGCGATCGGTATGAGCACCGCAATCATGGTCGGCCATTATGTCGGCTCGCGCCGCAACCAGGACGCTTACACCCGGGTATTTCAAAGTGTAAAATGGGCTCTGGCCGCTACCGTCGTCATCGATATCATCATTATTGCATTCCGTGTGCCTTTGATGAGCCTCTTCACCGATAATATGACGATTATCCGTATGGGTGCGCAGGTGATTCTGCTGAGCATTATCTTGGAAACGGGCCGAACGGTGAACATCGTCATCATCAACTCCCTCCGTGCTTCGGGCGATGCCCGGTTCCCGGTATATATGGGGCTGATTTCGATGGTTTGCATGTCGCTGCCGCTTGGATATTTTCTCATCTTCCATCTTCATCTGGGTCTGGTCGGAGTCTGGCTCGCCATAGCCGCTGATGAATGGACGCGTGCCGTAATCATGTATTTCCGCTGGAAAAGCCGGGCCTGGGAACGGCATGCGCTCGTTGAGCCTATGGAGCCGGAGCCGGTTCCTGCAGCAGCTCCGACCGTGGGCTAG